GGCTGCGTGGTGACGGTGGTGCCGGCGACGGCCTCGGTCGAGGACGTGATGCGCCACCAGCCCGACGGCATCTTCCTGTCCAACGGGCCCGGCGACCCGGCCGCCACCGGCGCCTATGCGGTCCCGGTGGTGCAGGCGCTGATGCAGACCGGCAAGCCGATGTTCGGCATCTGCCTGGGCCACCAGATCATGGCGCTGGCGGCGGGGGCGACCACCGCCAAGATGGCGATCGGCCACCGCGGCGCCAATCACCCGGTCAAGGACCTGGGCACCGGTATCGTCGAGATCACCAGCCAGAACCACGGCTTCGTGGTCGACGCCGCCACGCTGCCGGCCGGCGCCGAGGCCACCCACCGCTCGCTGTTCGACGGCTCGCTGGAGGGCTTCCGGCTGAAGGACCGGCCGGTATTCGCGGTGCAGTACCATCCCGAGGCCAGCCCCGGCCCGCACGACAGCCACTATCTGTTCAAGCGCTTCGTCGAGCTGATCGACGGCTGAGCGGCGCCGGCGGGCGCCGCGCTGCCTTGAATTCGGCACGATCGGCGGCGAAGCTGCGCCCCATGTCAGCCTTTCCGACAGTCCCGCCGCGCGCCGCGCTTGCGCTTGTGCTTGCGCTGCCCGCCGCCTGCCAGACCGGGCCGGCCGAGCCGGCAATCTGGACCACGGCCGACCTTGCCCGTGCGATCGAGACCAACCTGGCCGGCGTCGGCCGGGCCGTGGCCGGGCCGTGGGCGCCGGCCGGCATGGACTGCACTGCCGCCGCCGTCGACATGAGCCTGGGCGCCGACCGGCCGGCCTTCGTGCCCGACGTCGCCGCGCTGGCGACCCTGGTGCCGGGCGCGGCGCTGACCTATGTCGGCGCCGGCCCCGGCGAACAGCGCTATCGCCTCGGCCCGCCGGCAGGCGACGATGTCATCCTGCGCGAGCTCGACGACGACGCGATCGTCTGGCGCCGATCGAACGGCGACGAGATGCGGCTGTCGCCCGACGCGCTGTCGTTCAGCAGCGGTCAGCTGACGCTGCTGATCGACGAGGACGACGTGCGGATCGAAGTCGGCGGCGCGCTGATGGTCGCGCTGGAGCGCTGCTGAGCCGGCGCTACTTCTCCTCGCTCTCGATCACCCAGGGCTCGTCGCGCGCGGCGTCGGCCCATTCCTTCATCGCCGGCAGGGCGCGGATGCGCTGGGCATAGCCGGCGCAGCTTTCCGGCAGGTCGACTCCGTAGCTGTGGAACCGCCAGACCACCGGCGCGTACATGGCGTCGGCCGCGCCGAAGGCGCCGAACAGGAAGCCGGGATCGTCCGGGTCGTCGTCGGCATGGTACCTGTTGCAGCAGTCGCGCCAGATCGAACAGATGCGCGCGATGTCGGCGCGCACCGGCTCGCCGATCGGGAAGGCGCCGGGCTTGCGGCGGATGTTCATCGGCATGATGCTGCGCAGCGCGGCGAAGCCCGAATGCATCTCCGCGCTGATCGAGCGGGCGTGGGCGCGGGCGGCGCGGTCGGCCGGCCACAGCCCGGCCTCCGGGAACAGCTCGGCCAGATACTCGCAGATCGCCAGCGAATCCCAGATCGCCCGGCCCTCGTGCAGCAGGCACGGCACCCTGCCCGACGGCGAGTGGCGCAGGATCTCGAGATGGGTGTCCGGCTCGTCGAGCGGGACCAGGATCTCCTCGAAGTCCGCGCCGGTCTGGCGCAGCGCCAGCCAGGCGCGCAGCGACCACGACGAGTAGTTCTTGTTGCCGATGACCAGCTGGAAATCGCTCATTCCCGCCCTCCGGTGCGGCCTTCCCTGTGCGCCTGCGCGCTCGTTGACGCCCGTTCCGACCCGTCTCGACGGGCGCGGCAGGCTGTTGCGGCGGCGTGGCGAACGTGCATCTTACCGGTTAACGCGCGCACCGACGACGGGAGAGTTTTCTTGACACGCAGAACGCCGCTGGGACTGGCGGATTCCGAAGACACCGCGCCGGCGACGCCGTTGCACGTGGTGGCCGCCGACGGGCTGGAGGCGTGGGCGGCGGCCCGGCCGCAGGCGGTGCGCGACTGGATCGCGCGCATCGCCTTCGCCGCCCGGCCGGGCGACGTGGCGGTGGTGCCCGACGGCGCCGACGGCGCGCTGGCGCTGGTCGGCGACCCCGCCGGAGCCGAGGGCGACCGGCCGCTGCGCGCGTTCGGCGCCGCGCCGGCCGGCCTGCCCGCCGGCCGCTACCGGCTGGACCACGCGGTCGAGCCGGGGCTGGCGGACCGCCTGGCGCTGGGCTGGGCGCTGGGCGCCTACGGCTTCGACCGCTATACCGCGCGCAAGCGCGCGCCGGCGGAGCTGGTCTGGCCCGCGACTGCCGACCGCGCCGCGGTGACCAGTGCCGCGCTGGCCACCGATCTGGCCCGTGACCTGATCAACACGCCGGCCGAGGACATGGGGCCGAGCGAGCTGGCCGCCGCCGCCGAGGCGCTGGCCGACGACACCGATGCCGCCATCCGCGTCATCGTCGGTGACGACCTGCTGTCGGCCGGCTTCCCGCTGATCCATGCGGTCGGCCGCGCCTGCGACGATGCGCCCCGGCTGATCGATCTGCGCTGGGGCGACGAGGCGGCGCCGAAGGTGACCCTGGTCGGCAAGGGCGTGTGCTTCGACAGCGGCGGGCTGGACCTGAAGCCGTCGTCGGCGATGCTGACCATGAAGAAGGACATGGGCGGCGCCGCCAACGTGCTGGCGCTGGCCCGGATGGTGATCGACGCCGCCCTGCCGGTGCGCCTGCGCGTGCTGATCCCGGCGGTGGAGAACAGCGTCTCCGGCAACGCCTTCCGCCCGCTCGACATCGTGCGCAGCCGTGCCGGCATCACCGTCGAGGTCGGCAACACCGACGCCGAGGGCCGCCTGGTGCTGTGCGACGCCATCGCGCTGGCCTGCGAGGAGGGGCCGCAGCTGATCGTCGACATGGCGACCCTGACCGGCGCCGCGCGAGTGGCGCTGGGCACCGAGCTGCCGGCGCTGTTCTGCAACGACGACGGCTGGGCCGCCGCCTTCGTCCAGCAGGCCGCCGCCGTCCACGACCCGCTGTGGCGCATGCCGCTCTACGCGCCCTACCGCAAGCTGCTCGACACCAAGATCGCCGACACCAGCAATATCAGCGACGGCCCCTATGGCGGCGCCATCACCGCCGCGCTGTTCCTGGAGAAGTTCGTCACGCCGGGCGTGGCCTGGGCGCATATCGACCTGATGGCCTGGAACCCGTCGGACCAGCCCGGCCGGCCGAAGGGCGGCGAGGCCCAGGGCCCGCGCGCCCTGTTCGCCGCGCTGCAGGCCCGGTACCGCCCCGCGTGACGCCCCGGCCCGGTAGCCCGGATGGAGCAAGGCGCAATCCGGGGTGGACCGCGCCGGCGTCAGCGCCGGTCCCGGATTTCGCTGCGCTGCATCCGGGCTACGGTTTCCGTAATCTCGTCGAGGGTGGCGGACAGCAGCGCCAGGTCTTCCGCGCGCGACAGCCGGTGATCGCCGTCCTTGACCAGGGTGATGCGCACGTCGTCGCCGGCCAGCGCCTCGGCGGTGCGCAGCGCGGTCTGCCACGGCACGTCGGGGTCGCGCTGGCCGTGCAGCAGCCGCACCGGCCCGCGGAACGGGATGGCGTCGCGCAGCACCAGGTTGGCGCGGCCGTCCTCGACCAGGCCGAGGGTGTAGACGTCGGGCGCGTCGCTGTAGGCCGACGGCGCCTCGATGCGGCCGTCGCGGACCATCGCCGCGCGCTGGTCTTCGCGCATCGCCGCCCACAGCAGGTCCTCGGTGAAATCGGGCGCGGCGGCCAGCCCGACCAGCCCGGCCACCCGCTGCGGCCGCGCCTTTGCCGCCAGCAGCATGATCCAGCCGCCCATGCTGGAGCCGACCAGCACCAGCGGTCCGGCGGTGACCGCATCGATCACCGCCAGCGCGTCTGCGGTCCAGGCGCCGATGCTGCCGTTAGCGAAAGCGCCGCCGGAGGTGCCGTGGCCGGAATAGTCCAGCCGGGTGCAGCCGACGCCGTGGGCGGCGCACCAGGCCGCGATGTGCTCGCCCTTCTGCCCGGTCATGTCGGAACGGAAACCGTGCAGGCTGACCACGCCGGGCCGCGCCGGGTCGCCGGGCCGGTGGCGGTAGGCCAGCCGCACCCCGTCGGCGCGGGCGAGGAACTGCAGTGCGTCGTCGGGCAATGAGCTCTCCTTCCGTGCCTGTCCCGCATGCGCCGTCGCCCGCCGCCGCCGGGCGGTCGCGAGGCATCGCCGATGACCGACGCGGCTGACGGCGCGCCCGCCCTGGGCGCCAGCATGAAGTGGCGCGGGCCTGCGCTCAAGCCCGGGGTGCCGACCGTGCTGCAGGTGCTGCCCAGCCTGGTCACCGGCGGGGTCGAGCGCGGCGCCTGCGACATCGCCCGCGCCATCGCCGATGCCGGGCTCAACGCCGTGGTGATGTCGGCCGGCGGGCCGATGGCCGACGCGCTGGTCGCCGACGGGCTCGTGCATGTCGACGCGCCGGTGCAGTCGAAGAACCCGCTGGTCATCCGCCGCAACGCCGGCCGCATCGCCCGGGTGGCGCAGGCCACCGGCGCGGCGCTGATCCATGCCCGCAGCCGGGCGCCGGCATGGTCGGCGCTGTGGGCGGCGCGCCGGCTGGGGCTGCCCTTCGTCACCACCTTCCACGGCACCTACAACTTCGGTCCCGGCCTCGGCGGCCGGCTCAAGCGCCGCTACAACGGCGTGATGGCGCGCGGCGACCGGGTGATCGCGATCTCGCGCTTCATCGCCGCGCACATCGCCGCCCACTATGCCGACATCTGCCCGCCGGCGCGGGTGCGCACCATCCCGCGCGGCATCGACCTGGCGGTGTTCGACCCGGCCGACAACGGCCCGAAATACGTGCTGGCGCTGCGCATGAGCTGGGGGCTGGACGGCCGCATCGGCTGGCCGCCGATCGTGATGCTGCCCGGCCGGCTGGCGCGGTGGAAGGGGCACGACGTGCTGATCCGCGCGATGGCGCAACTGGCCGACAAGGATGCGCTGTGCCTGATGGTTGGCGGCGGCAACGACGCCTATCGGGCGGAGATGGAGGCGCTGGCCGCCAGCCTCGGCATCGGCGACCGCGTGCGCTTCGTCGGCGACACCCGGGCGATGCCGGCAGCCTACGAGACGGCCGACGTGGTGGTTTCCGCCTCCACCGACCCCGGGGCGTTCGGCCGGTCTCGGTCGAGGCGCAGGCGATGCAGCGGCCGGTGATCGCACAGCGCGCACGGTGGAGACGGTCGTCGACCTCGCCCGCGATCCGGCCGGCGGCACCGGTTGGCTGGTGCCGCCCGGGGACCGGCGGCGCTGGCCGCGGCCCTCGACACGCCTCGCCCTCGGCCCCGAGGCCCGCTTCGCCATCGGCCGGCGCGGTCGCGCCAACGCCGAGGCCCACTTCGCAAGCCCCGCGATGTGCGCCGCCACCCTCCAGGTCTAGCCGAGCTGGTGCCCGCCATCGCCGCAAGGCTGTAGCGGGCGGGCAGCCGGCGGGAACTCCGCCTTCTCCCTCCCCCGTGACCGGGGGAGGAGGCGGGCGGCCTGCCAGCCAACTCCCTGTTCCGCACGTCAGCGCCGGCCCACGGCCCGGCGATTTCGCGCCGGGCGCGCACCGGCGGCACGCCCGTCGGCCGGCGTAGCGCCGGGTCGGGCGCGACCCGGCGGTCAGTCGAGCGGGATGGTGATGCTCAGCGTCGGCACCCGCGGCGGCGCGACGAACACCGGCAGCTGCGGCACGAAGGCCGCGCCGCCGCGGCAGTCGACCTCCTCGCGATAGGCGCCGTTCGGCCGCCATTCGGCTCCACCCGGCACGGGCCGGCGCCGGGCACCGTCGCGATCCAGCCGCTTTGCTGCGGCCCCTGGAAACCGTGAAAGCCGTGCTCGCCCCAGTCGTCGTCGTCGTCGCCGTGGTGGTGCCGGCCGTGGCCGCCGTCGGCTAAGGCCGGGGTCGCCGCCAGCGCCAGCGCCAGCACAAGGCCGCAGAAGTGAGTCGTCCGCATTGCCGCTGCTCCTCTCCGAGATCCGGCGCACCCCGTCAGCGCCCGGGCAGCCCCTGCCCGGCGCGGCGCCGCCAGGCGATCCGCGCCGAGCCAGCACGGCGGCGAATCTGGGCGAAAATGGGGCGGCGCCGGCAGGGGTGACCGCAATTTCATCTGCCGCCGGACGCGCCGCCACGACCGGCTTGCGACGGCGCCCGGCCGGTGCGAGCATCGGCACCCGGCGATCCGATGCGGGAGGGCGGGCCGTGGCGCCGGCACCATGTGCCGCATTGCGCCCCGCACCAGCCGGGCTACGCTGGCTTGTCCGCGACCTGCCGGGTTCGAGGCGTCCCATGCGGCTGCCCGCGCATCTTGCTTGCCCTTGTCGTCCTGCTGGCCGCCGCGATGCCCACACCCGCGCAGCCGGCGCCGGCACCGGTCGAGATCGCCGTTCTTCAGCGCGGAGGAACTCGGCCGGATGCCGGAGGCGGTCCGGCTGGCATCGCATCGTCGCGCCGACATTCACGGAGATGGATTCCAGCGAAGGCATGGCCGTGCTGTTCGAACGCTTCGGCCATGTGCTCGGCCAGCAGGCCGCCTTCGCCGGAAGCGACCCGGGGCGGCGACTGGTGCTCGATGCCATCGTGCAGCGCTTCGAGACCGTGGCTGCGCTGCCCGACGACAGCGCGGAGACCGTGCTCGCCCGCAGCTTCCGCACCGGGCTGCGGGGCGAGTCCCGGCGCTATGCCGGGATTCTCGCACCCTCGATCTTCGAGCCGCTCCCCGACGAGGTCGTCGCCGGCGCCCGCACCGGCACCGCGGCGGGCGGCGGCGTCTGGACGCCGGGGCAGCCGGAGGCGGTCGAGGTGCCCGGCACCGGCGAGATCCGCGCGCTCGCGAATTGCGGCTGCGCCAGCAGCGACGGGCGCCACGACATCTGCCGCGCCCACGGCTGCGGCACCCCGCCCGACTTCGGCGGCACCTGCTTCTGGGACTGCATGGACAGCCAGGGGCGACACCTGGTGGATACGCGGCAGCGACGGCCGGATCCTCCGCCAGCCTGAGCCGCGCAGGCCGCCGCCGCTGTCGTCAGCTCCCCCACGTCATCGCCGGACGCCACCCGCCGATCTCCCGCCGGGCGCGCATGGGCAGGGGAGACGCGGGTCGAGCCCGCGCTCGATGCTGTCGCGGAAGGGGCGGGCATACGGGCGCGCAGCAGTGCCCGGCGGCTCAGGAAAGCAGTGGAGTCTCACCGCAACCGGACCCGCTCCGGGCGTCCGCGCTGCGCGAACGCCGGGCCCTCGCGCACGCTCCTGGCCGGGCTGGCATCGTGGCTGCGCGCATGTCACCAATGGCGCCAGCCGCGATCGTGGGGGCCGCCGGCGTGCCAGATCAGCCATTCCCCACCTGGAGCCTGGCGATGAGGTTGGCAGCCGCCTGCCTGCTGCTTGCGGTCGCGGTGGCGGCCTGCAACACCGTGTCCGGCGGCGATGCGGGCAGCCGCAGGCCGCCGCCCCGGTTGCGCCGGCGCCGGTCGAGGCTCAGGCCCAGCTGCCGCCGCAGGGGCGGTGTGGCCGCCAGGGGGCTCACGAGGGTCCTGACCCTGGAGATCGCGCACGACTATTATGCAAGCGGGCTCTGTTCCGCTTGCCGGCTCGCGCGCCGTCGGCGGAGACCGCCCGGCTGCCTGAGCAGGCCGGCGCCGTGCTGCGCCTGCAAGGCGGCCTGCTGCTGGCGGCACCGTCCGCCGTCCTCGCCGACCGGCTCACGTTCGAGGTCAGCGCGTCGGACCCGTATCTCGCGGCGTTCACCGCGGCCGACCCCGTGCTTTCCCCCGCGATCGCCGATTTCACGGTCGCGACGCAGCCGTCGGGTCACTGGGCCACCATCGCGATCCAGGCGGATCCGGCGGGCCGCTTCCCGTCGCGGCGACGATCGGGCTTTCCAGCCGGCGGTGCGCTGGCGCTGGATCTTCGTTCCCGGCGGGCAGGCCGGGTCGATGGACGGCTGGACGGTGCGCCGCGACAGCGCCCCGGGCACGCCGGTCGATCAGGACCCGGCGGAGGCGATCCGGCTGGCGGACGGGCGCCAGGCCTGGCAGATCACCCTGCGCGACCCCCTGGCCCTGCGCGAACACCCGCCGGCGAGCCAGGCCTTCACCCTGGTCCCGCCGCCGGGCGCGTCGGCGGGCGGCCCGATCCGCCTGCCTTCACCCGCGCCGTCCGCGCTCCGCCAGACCGGCACGGGCGAGCCGATCGCCGAGATGTTCGTGTCCCTCTGAAACCGTCCGCCCGAGCCGCGCATGCGTGAGAATTGCGCCGGCATACAAGAACTTGTATAGTGGCGCATGAGCGATCTCAGGCCGGTGGTCTTTCGCGGCAATGCGCTCGATGACCTGCGTGCTTTCCCGGCCTCGGCGCGGCGCGATGCTGGGCACCAGATCGACCGGGTGCAGCGTGGCCGTGACCCGGACGACTGGAAGCCGATGCAGGCGATCGGGTTGGGCGTCCGGGAGATTCGGATTCGCGACGAGGCTGGTGCGTTCCGGGTGATCTTCGTCGCCAACTTCGCCGATGCCGTGCATGTGCTGCATTGCTTCCAGAAGAAGACACAGCGGACCGCGGCGAAGGACATCGATCTGGCGACGAAACGTTACCGGGACCTGGTGCGGGAGGTACGAGGATGAGCGAGGAACGGTTCGCGAGCGTCTGGGACGCGATCGAGGACACGCCGGCGGAGGCCGAGAATATGAAGCTGCGCTCAGCCCTGATGATTGCGCTCAGGGACCGGATCGGCCGTCAGGGATGGACCCAGGCCGAGGCTGCGAGCCGGTTCGCTGTGACCCAGCCCCGCATCTCCGACCTGATGCGCGGCAAGATCGACCTGTTCGCGCTCGACACGCTGGTCAACATGGCGGTTGCTGCGGGCCTGCACGTCGAAATGCGCATCGGCGAAGCGGGCTAGGCGCTTACCGAGGGTTGGCGCGGCAGTGTTCGGCTTGCGGAAGTTTGGAGACGATTTCGTGCAGTGTCACCGTAACCGGGCACAGAACCCGTGAGGCGCCCCAGATTATCCGCCGTATTTACCAAAGCGGCAGTCTGTCGCTGCGTCTACCGGGTCTGCCCGCGTCTGCGAGCATACAGGCATACCCCGACCACCTTGCGCATCTAGCCAATCAGAGGCACGATCATCTGTCCAAGAGGTCTCCAGATGGGGATCCTGGGTTGGGTGGGCGACAAACAAGGTTCTTCAGATCTGCGATGGATGGGAGTTCTAGGTAATGGCCAGCAAGATCTCCGATGCGAACGCGTTGGGGAAGAGAGATAGAAGTGAAGGTCAACGCTGAAAGAATAGATGAAAGAGGAACTCATATTGCGTCAACAGACGCGCTTAATATTGATAGTTTCACCAGAATTAAGCTGACGAGTCTAAATTTGGGCACAGACACACCAAGGGGTAGTGATATTACAGCCCCCGATACCCTGTAAATGCTTCTCTGAAGGTAGAGGACAATTTTGCCACAATAGGTAACAAGCACGTCGAAAAGCCATGTAGAATTCAACTGCTATAGAGTTGATCGACCATCCGCTGATCCTGCTATTGACTATCGATTTGATGTGTTCTCAATTATTGAATAAAGGCTGTAGCGGGGGCAGTTTGTCCGAGATCAAAATATTATTGGCGCCACGCCCGGCCGGCCGAGGCCGGCCGGGCTATGCTCCTGCGGGGCTTAGGATGAGTTCGCCAAAACCGTCCGAGTCCACGAGGAGCAAGACATGACCACGAAAGACAAGGTAGCACGCGCAAGCTGTCGTTGTTGGAGCTCCCAAGGAGCTGGAGAACGTCAGCCGGGCCTGCAAGGTGATGGGCTACTCGCGCCAGCAGTTCTACGAGATCCGGCGAACTTCCAGACCTACGGGGCGGAGGCCTGATTGACCGGCTGCCCGGCGCCAGAGGTCCGCACCCGAACCGGGTCGCGGCCGAGATCGAGGCGGAGATCCTCGACCATGCGCTCGCCCATCCCTGCCACGGCGCGCTCCGGGTCGAGCAGGAGCTGGCTCAAGGGCCTGCAGGTCTCCGCAGGCGGCGTGCGCGGGGTGTGGCAGCGCCATGCGTTCTTGACCAAGCACGAGCGCCTGTTGCGGCTGGAAAAGGCCACCGCCGAGCGCAAGCTCAGCCTCAGCGACGAGCAGGTGCGCCTGCTGGAGCGGTTCTCGCCGGAGTTCCGCGAGCGCCACATCGAAGCACCCCACACCGGCGCACTCGTCGCCGTCGACACCCTTCTTCGTCGGAACCCTGAAGGGTGTCGGGAAAAGTCTACCGCAGACCGCGATCGACTGCCACTCGCGCCATGCCTGGGCCAGGCTCTACCCCAGCAAGCTGCCGATCACCGCCGTCCAGCTGATGAACGGCGACGTCATCCCCAGCTTCGAGGACGCCGGTGCCGCGATCGATGTCGTGCTCTCCGACAACGGCCGCGAGGTTCTGTGGCCGGCCCGACCGCCACCCCTACGAGCTGTTCCTCCAGGGAAATGCGGGGACACACTACTCAACCACCAAATGCGTGCCGAGTTGGGTATAGCATCCCTGCAATTCCATCGCCGGGCTTGACCCGGCGATCTCCTGGCAGCTTCGCATCGGCCGCCGGAGATGCGCGGGTCAAGCCCGCGCATGACGCTTTCTGAGGATGCCGTCTTGCAGGCTTCGCGCCATTGCGGCCCCGAGCTACGCGAGGCCGTCACTAACAATCCAACGTGCTCGCCCGTTCCCAGCTCGACAGGTGCTTGCAGTACTCGTTCCATTCGGCCATGCGCAGCTTGGTGTAGGACTGGACGAAGCCGCGGCCGAGCCCGTCCTGCATCACCGGGCTCTTCTCGAACGCGCGCACGGCGTCGAGCAGGTTGAGCGGCAGCTTCTTGGCGCTGCGCGCCTTGTGGCCCTCGGCATACATGTCGATGTCGTAGCGCTTGCCGGGCTTGCGGTTGTTGGCGATGCCGTCCAGGCCGGCGACCAGGAAGGCGGCCTGCAGCAGATAGGGGTTGGCGGCGCCGTCGGCCAGCCGCATCTCGAACCGGCCCGGGTCGGGCACGCGGATCATGTGGGTGCGGTTGTTGCCGGTGTAGGTCACCGTGTTCGGCGACCAGGTGGCGCCGGAGGTGGTGCGCGGCGCGTTGATGCGCTTGTAGCTGTTGACGGTGGGGTTGGTGATCGCCGCCATCGATTCGGCGTTGTGGATCTGGCCGCCGAGGAACTTGTAGGCCAGCTCGCTGAGGCCGAGCGCGTCGTTGGTGTCGACGAACAGGTTCTTCCTGCCCTTGGCGTCCCACAGCGAGACGTGGACGTGGCAGCCGTTGCCGGTGAGGTTGGAGAACGGCTTCGGCATGAAGGTGGCGCGCAGCCCGTGCTGCTCGGCGACGGTCTTGACCATGTACTTGAAGAAGGCGTGGCGGTCGGCGGTGACCAGCGCCAGGTCGTATTCCCAGTTCATCTCGAACTGGCCGTTGGCGTCCTCGTGGTCGTTCTGGTAGGGGCCCCAGCCCAGCGCCTGCATGGCGTCGCAGATCGCGCTGACCACCTCGAACCGGCGCATCAGCGCGGTCTGGTCGTAGCAGGGCTTGGCCTGGGTGTCGCGCGCATCGGAGATCGCCTCGCCGTCGGGCGAGATCAGGAAATACTCGGCCTCGACGCCGGATTTCATCACATAGCCCGCGGCGGCCGCCCTGGCGATCGCGTTCTTCAGCAGCACGCGCGGCGCCTGCGCCACCGGCTTGCCGTCCATCACCAGGTCGGAGGCGACCCAGCCGACCTCCGGCTTCCACGGCAGCTGGATCAGGCTGTCCGGGTCCGGCACCGCGAACATGTCGGGATAGGCCGGCGTCATGTCCAGGTTGGTGGCGAAGCCGGCGAAGGCCGCGCCGGTCTTCTGCATGTCGGCGATCGCCGCGGCCGGCACCAGCTTGGCGCGCTGCACGCCGAACAGGTCGGTGAAGTTGACCAGGAAAAAGCGGATGCCCTTGTCCTTCGCGGCCTTGGCCAGGTCCGTCGCCATTGTTGCCTCCCCAGGATGCGGTGCCGGCGCGCGGCCGGCCGGGCGCCGGACGGCGCCCATGGAATTGCTGCGGTTCGGTGACCATTCTGTCGGTTGCGCCGGCCTGTTACAACGGCTTCGGCGCGCGGCGCCGCGCCGCGCCCGCTTTTCCCGGCATCGGTTCGGAGACCGGTTCATGCATCTCGTCTGTTTCGGCCTCGGCTATGTCGGCGCGCACCTCGCCCGCGCGCTGGTCGCCGACGGCTGGCAGGTGACCGGCACGGTGCGCGACCCGGCGCGGGCGGCGGCGCTGTCCGGCCCGGGGCTGGCGATGCTGGCCTATGACGGCGCGACGGTGGGCGAGGCGCTGGCCGCCCGGCTCGCCGCCGCCACCCACCTGCTCGGCTCGATCCCGCCGGACGAGGCGGCCGGGGGCGAAGACACCGGCGGCGACCCGGCGCTGCGCGCGCTGGCGGCCGCCGGCACGCCGCCGCGGCTGGCCTGGGCCGGCTATCTGTCGACCACCGGCGTCTATGGCGACACCGGCGGCGCCTGGGTCGACGAGGACAGCCCGGCCGCGCCGGCCGACGCCAAGGCGGCGGCGCGGCTGGCGGCGGAGGCGGCGTGGCGGCGCTGGCAGGCGCACAGCGGCATCGCGCTCGACATCCTGCGGCTGGCCGGCATCTACGGCCCCGGCCGCTCGGCGCTGGACGCGGTGCGCGAAGGCCGCGCCCGGCGCATCGTCAAGCCGGGCCAGGTGTTCTCGCGCATCCATGTCGACGACATCGTCGCCGCCGTCCGCGCCTGCATCGCCCGGCCGGACGGCCTGCGCGTGTTCAACGTCTGCGACGACGAGCCGGCGCCGCCGCAGGACGTCACCGCCTTCGCCTGCGCGCTGGCCGGCGTGGCGCCGCCGGCGGAGGAGCCGTTCGAGACCGCCGCGCTCGGCCCCGCCGCGCGCCGCTTCTACGCCGCCAACCGCCGGGTCTCCAGCGCGCGGATCAAGGCCGCGCTGGGGCTGGCCTGGCGCCATCCCACCTACCGGTCCGGGCTGCAGGCGCTGGCCCTGGCCGACCACGCCAACCGATAGGAGGCGGCCCATGCGAATCTGCGCCATCGGCGACAGCATCATGAACGGCACCGGCGACGCCGAGGCGCTGGGCTGGATCGGCCGCGCCGTCCGCCCGGCCAAGCGCGCCGACCGCGAGGTCACGCTCTACAACCTCGGCATCCGCCGCGACACCTCGGCCGATATCCGCCGGCGCTGGCGGGCGGAGGTCGATGCCCGGCTGTTCGCCGGCGCGGAGACGGCGCTGGTGTTCGCGTTCGGCGTCAACGACAGCAACACCGAGCCGGAAACCGGCGGGCCGCGGCTCGACCTCGCCGCCACCGAGGACAACGCCGCCGCGATTCTGATCGAGGCCGCGGCGATCGGCCGGGTGCTGCTGGTCGGGCCGACGCCGATCGCCGACGACGCGGTCAACATGCGCATCGCCGCGGTCGACCGCGCGCTGGCGGTGGTCGCCGACGAGGCTGGCGTGCCCTATCTGTCGGTCTATCCGCTGCTGCGCGAATCCCGCGCCTATA
This window of the Alphaproteobacteria bacterium genome carries:
- a CDS encoding gamma-glutamyl-gamma-aminobutyrate hydrolase family protein (Members of this family of hydrolases with an active site Cys residue belong to MEROPS family C26.), with the protein product GCVVTVVPATASVEDVMRHQPDGIFLSNGPGDPAATGAYAVPVVQALMQTGKPMFGICLGHQIMALAAGATTAKMAIGHRGANHPVKDLGTGIVEITSQNHGFVVDAATLPAGAEATHRSLFDGSLEGFRLKDRPVFAVQYHPEASPGPHDSHYLFKRFVELIDG
- a CDS encoding glutathione S-transferase family protein, with amino-acid sequence MSDFQLVIGNKNYSSWSLRAWLALRQTGADFEEILVPLDEPDTHLEILRHSPSGRVPCLLHEGRAIWDSLAICEYLAELFPEAGLWPADRAARAHARSISAEMHSGFAALRSIMPMNIRRKPGAFPIGEPVRADIARICSIWRDCCNRYHADDDPDDPGFLFGAFGAADAMYAPVVWRFHSYGVDLPESCAGYAQRIRALPAMKEWADAARDEPWVIESEEK
- a CDS encoding leucyl aminopeptidase family protein, translating into MTRRTPLGLADSEDTAPATPLHVVAADGLEAWAAARPQAVRDWIARIAFAARPGDVAVVPDGADGALALVGDPAGAEGDRPLRAFGAAPAGLPAGRYRLDHAVEPGLADRLALGWALGAYGFDRYTARKRAPAELVWPATADRAAVTSAALATDLARDLINTPAEDMGPSELAAAAEALADDTDAAIRVIVGDDLLSAGFPLIHAVGRACDDAPRLIDLRWGDEAAPKVTLVGKGVCFDSGGLDLKPSSAMLTMKKDMGGAANVLALARMVIDAALPVRLRVLIPAVENSVSGNAFRPLDIVRSRAGITVEVGNTDAEGRLVLCDAIALACEEGPQLIVDMATLTGAARVALGTELPALFCNDDGWAAAFVQQAAAVHDPLWRMPLYAPYRKLLDTKIADTSNISDGPYGGAITAALFLEKFVTPGVAWAHIDLMAWNPSDQPGRPKGGEAQGPRALFAALQARYRPA
- a CDS encoding alpha/beta hydrolase; its protein translation is MPDDALQFLARADGVRLAYRHRPGDPARPGVVSLHGFRSDMTGQKGEHIAAWCAAHGVGCTRLDYSGHGTSGGAFANGSIGAWTADALAVIDAVTAGPLVLVGSSMGGWIMLLAAKARPQRVAGLVGLAAAPDFTEDLLWAAMREDQRAAMVRDGRIEAPSAYSDAPDVYTLGLVEDGRANLVLRDAIPFRGPVRLLHGQRDPDVPWQTALRTAEALAGDDVRITLVKDGDHRLSRAEDLALLSATLDEITETVARMQRSEIRDRR
- a CDS encoding glycosyltransferase; its protein translation is MTDAADGAPALGASMKWRGPALKPGVPTVLQVLPSLVTGGVERGACDIARAIADAGLNAVVMSAGGPMADALVADGLVHVDAPVQSKNPLVIRRNAGRIARVAQATGAALIHARSRAPAWSALWAARRLGLPFVTTFHGTYNFGPGLGGRLKRRYNGVMARGDRVIAISRFIAAHIAAHYADICPPARVRTIPRGIDLAVFDPADNGPKYVLALRMSWGLDGRIGWPPIVMLPGRLARWKGHDVLIRAMAQLADKDALCLMVGGGNDAYRAEMEALAASLGIGDRVRFVGDTRAMPAAYETADVVVSASTDPGAFGRSRSRRRRCSGR
- a CDS encoding type II toxin-antitoxin system RelE/ParE family toxin, which codes for MSDLRPVVFRGNALDDLRAFPASARRDAGHQIDRVQRGRDPDDWKPMQAIGLGVREIRIRDEAGAFRVIFVANFADAVHVLHCFQKKTQRTAAKDIDLATKRYRDLVREVRG
- a CDS encoding XRE family transcriptional regulator codes for the protein MSEERFASVWDAIEDTPAEAENMKLRSALMIALRDRIGRQGWTQAEAASRFAVTQPRISDLMRGKIDLFALDTLVNMAVAAGLHVEMRIGEAG